A window of the Pedobacter frigiditerrae genome harbors these coding sequences:
- a CDS encoding DUF177 domain-containing protein, which produces MKALKQFSIPFTGLKLGKHQFEFEVDKSFFDAFEYSLVKNGALKVEVELDKQETMLILNFHILGTIQLNCDKCLAEFAQPIDITERQIVKFAEDDLESDDLEIIMLNKKESALDVSEIIYELINVSVPYINTCQQVGQTVKCDPEMIATLEKLASGSAEQEEEQNDDPRWAALKKLK; this is translated from the coding sequence TTGAAGGCATTAAAACAATTTTCAATCCCGTTTACCGGCTTAAAATTGGGCAAACATCAATTCGAATTCGAAGTTGATAAAAGCTTTTTTGATGCATTTGAGTACTCTTTAGTAAAAAATGGAGCACTTAAAGTTGAGGTTGAATTAGATAAACAGGAAACAATGTTGATTTTGAATTTCCATATTTTGGGAACCATTCAATTGAATTGCGATAAATGTTTAGCTGAGTTTGCACAACCGATTGACATAACTGAAAGGCAAATTGTAAAGTTTGCAGAAGACGATTTAGAAAGTGATGATTTAGAGATCATCATGCTAAACAAAAAGGAAAGTGCGCTTGATGTTTCGGAAATAATTTACGAATTAATCAATGTTTCAGTTCCTTATATAAATACTTGCCAGCAAGTTGGCCAAACTGTAAAATGCGACCCAGAAATGATAGCAACCTTAGAGAAATTGGCAAGTGGATCGGCAGAACAAGAAGAAGAACAAAATGACGACCCTCGTTGGGCGGCATTAAAAAAATTAAAATAA
- a CDS encoding sulfurtransferase — protein sequence MRLSPIIQPAELLTLNQDKFVLIDASAGSKARYDENHLAGALYIDLNTDLANIKDFAIGGRHPLPSIAHFTAVLQRFGIDADTHVIIYDDKNGGNAAARFWWMLKAIGHIKVQVLNGGFDAAVKAGFATNANKETPKSVGQYKITHWNLPLADINEVETASKKGNQTIVDVRDANRFAGLTEPIDLIAGHIPNAINIPFTNSLDENGFFFNSKVLRKVLETALEGVKSENLIVHCGSGVTACHLLLAMDYAGLEIPKLYVGSWSEWSRNDKDMVLAEK from the coding sequence ATGAGACTTTCTCCAATTATTCAGCCTGCTGAGCTACTTACTTTAAATCAAGATAAATTTGTGTTAATTGATGCAAGTGCAGGTTCGAAAGCTAGATATGATGAAAATCATTTAGCTGGTGCATTATATATTGACTTAAATACTGATTTAGCAAATATTAAAGATTTTGCCATCGGCGGAAGACATCCTTTACCTAGCATCGCACATTTTACAGCAGTTTTGCAGCGGTTCGGAATCGATGCAGATACTCATGTTATAATTTATGATGATAAGAATGGCGGTAATGCAGCTGCTCGTTTTTGGTGGATGTTGAAAGCAATTGGACATATAAAAGTTCAAGTTTTAAATGGTGGTTTTGATGCTGCAGTTAAAGCTGGATTTGCCACTAACGCAAACAAGGAGACTCCCAAATCTGTGGGACAATATAAAATCACGCACTGGAATCTGCCTTTGGCTGATATTAATGAAGTAGAAACAGCAAGCAAAAAAGGTAATCAAACTATTGTAGATGTTAGAGATGCCAATCGTTTTGCAGGCTTAACCGAACCTATCGATTTAATTGCAGGTCATATTCCTAATGCCATAAATATTCCTTTTACAAATAGTTTAGATGAGAATGGGTTTTTCTTTAATTCTAAAGTGCTAAGAAAAGTTTTAGAAACGGCATTAGAAGGCGTAAAATCAGAAAACCTAATTGTGCATTGCGGTTCTGGTGTTACAGCTTGCCATTTATTATTGGCAATGGATTATGCAGGTTTGGAAATTCCGAAGTTATATGTTGGTTCATGGAGCGAATGGAGCAGGAATGATAAGGATATGGTTTTGGCAGAGAAATAG
- the pdxA gene encoding 4-hydroxythreonine-4-phosphate dehydrogenase PdxA, producing the protein MSDKVKIGISIGDVNGIGLEVILKTFAESKMLDYCTPIVYGHTKVASFHRKALNFGELMFNVISNAADANPRKVNMINAWEEDVKIDLGVANETGGKYALLSLQKATDDLVSGAIDALVTAPINKNNIQSENFSFPGHTEYLQERSGSSDVLMFLISETLRVGVVTGHIPVLEVPKAITQEKIVKKIQLINESLKKDFWIEKPKIAVLGLNPHASDNGLLGKEEAEIISPAIQEAFDKGIICFGPYPADGFFGNGTYKKFDAVLAMYHDQGLIPFKTIAFDTGVNYTAGLKFVRTSPDHGTGYDIAGKNIADPTSFMEAVFAAVHIVEHRREQESLLKNQLRSGGKLIETASDVKDDAN; encoded by the coding sequence ATGAGCGATAAAGTTAAAATAGGTATCAGCATAGGTGATGTAAATGGCATAGGTTTAGAAGTAATTTTAAAAACCTTTGCAGAGAGTAAGATGCTAGATTACTGTACGCCTATAGTTTACGGACATACAAAAGTGGCTTCTTTCCATAGAAAAGCATTAAATTTTGGCGAGTTGATGTTTAATGTAATCAGCAATGCTGCAGATGCAAACCCACGTAAAGTAAATATGATTAACGCTTGGGAAGAAGATGTAAAAATCGACTTAGGCGTAGCTAACGAAACTGGCGGAAAATATGCTTTATTATCATTACAAAAAGCCACGGATGATTTAGTGAGTGGTGCTATTGACGCATTGGTTACCGCTCCAATTAATAAGAATAATATCCAATCAGAAAATTTCAGTTTCCCTGGTCATACAGAATATTTGCAAGAACGCAGCGGAAGTAGCGATGTATTAATGTTTTTAATCAGCGAAACTTTGCGTGTTGGCGTTGTTACCGGTCATATCCCTGTTTTGGAGGTACCAAAGGCAATTACACAGGAAAAAATTGTTAAGAAAATTCAATTAATAAACGAAAGCTTAAAGAAAGATTTCTGGATTGAAAAACCAAAAATCGCTGTTTTAGGTTTAAATCCACACGCTAGCGACAATGGCTTATTAGGAAAAGAAGAAGCTGAAATTATTTCTCCAGCCATTCAAGAAGCATTTGATAAAGGAATTATTTGTTTCGGACCATATCCTGCTGATGGATTTTTCGGCAATGGTACTTACAAAAAATTTGATGCAGTTTTAGCTATGTATCACGACCAAGGCTTAATTCCTTTTAAAACCATCGCTTTTGATACAGGTGTAAATTATACCGCGGGCTTAAAATTTGTCCGCACTTCTCCAGACCATGGAACTGGTTATGATATTGCCGGTAAAAACATAGCAGACCCAACCTCATTCATGGAAGCTGTTTTTGCAGCAGTTCACATTGTGGAACATCGCCGTGAGCAAGAAAGCCTACTGAAAAATCAATTACGCAGTGGTGGAAAATTAATCGAAACCGCTAGTGACGTAAAGGATGACGCCAACTAG
- the rsmA gene encoding 16S rRNA (adenine(1518)-N(6)/adenine(1519)-N(6))-dimethyltransferase RsmA has product MSLVKAKKHLGQHFLTDKRIAEKIVDGLIHTDQYRQVLEVGPGMGILSDILLERENLETFLIDIDVESVAFLAGKYPQLGDRLISGDFLKLDLTSIFPGKFAVIGNFPYNISSQILFKILEHKDNVVEMVGMFQKEVAERCASKSGTKEYGILSVLIQAYYDIEYLFTVKPGTFNPPPKVNSGVIRLSRNKMETLPCDEKLFWRTVKGGFNQRRKTLRNSLSGTIPKDKMDDHPFFDKRAEQLTVEDFITLTQHLTQLTQA; this is encoded by the coding sequence ATGAGTTTAGTAAAAGCAAAAAAACATTTAGGGCAACATTTTTTAACAGATAAAAGAATTGCCGAAAAAATTGTGGATGGACTCATTCATACCGACCAATATCGTCAGGTTTTAGAGGTTGGACCAGGAATGGGGATCCTTTCTGATATCCTATTAGAAAGAGAAAATCTAGAAACGTTTTTAATTGATATTGATGTTGAATCTGTTGCTTTTCTGGCTGGTAAATATCCCCAGTTGGGAGATAGGTTAATAAGCGGCGATTTTTTAAAACTTGATTTAACTTCTATTTTCCCAGGCAAATTTGCAGTGATAGGTAATTTTCCTTACAATATTTCTTCTCAAATTCTATTTAAAATTTTAGAACATAAGGATAACGTGGTAGAGATGGTAGGGATGTTCCAGAAGGAAGTAGCTGAACGTTGTGCTTCAAAATCTGGAACAAAGGAATACGGAATTTTAAGTGTTTTAATTCAAGCTTATTACGATATAGAATATTTGTTTACTGTAAAACCAGGAACATTTAATCCACCACCAAAAGTAAACTCTGGCGTAATCCGCTTAAGCAGAAATAAAATGGAGACCTTGCCTTGCGATGAGAAATTGTTTTGGCGTACGGTTAAAGGTGGATTTAATCAGCGCAGAAAAACTTTGCGTAATTCTTTGTCGGGCACAATCCCAAAAGACAAAATGGACGACCACCCGTTTTTTGATAAAAGAGCAGAACAGTTAACGGTTGAAGATTTTATTACTTTAACACAGCATTTAACTCAATTGACACAAGCCTAA
- a CDS encoding 2-hydroxyacid dehydrogenase: MSKKILIIDDLHPVFKERAIALGFEVDDKPLITRVETLAVIKDYVGIAVRTKFRIDKELFDVAPNLKFVARAGAGLDNIDVAIANEKNIQLINAPEGNRDAVGEHAIGLLLALMNNFRNADNEIRNGVWDREGNRGCELKGKTVGIVGYGFMGQKMARKLAGFEVNVIAYDKYKTGFSNEFAREVSMEEIVKHSDVLSLHIPLTKETRQMVNEEYFYHFKKPIFFINTARGEIVNTSAVLANIKSGKILGAGLDVLETEKFPALGEQPWFDELKGNGKVILTPHVGGWTFDSYRKISEVLAEKLAEIKL; encoded by the coding sequence ATGAGCAAGAAGATTTTAATAATTGATGATTTACATCCTGTATTTAAAGAAAGAGCAATAGCCTTAGGTTTTGAAGTTGATGATAAACCATTAATAACTAGAGTTGAAACATTAGCTGTAATTAAGGATTATGTTGGCATCGCTGTGCGTACCAAGTTTAGAATTGACAAGGAACTTTTTGACGTTGCACCAAATTTAAAGTTTGTAGCTAGGGCAGGGGCAGGATTAGATAATATTGATGTTGCCATTGCAAATGAAAAAAACATTCAATTGATTAATGCTCCAGAGGGGAATAGAGATGCGGTGGGAGAACACGCCATCGGACTTTTACTTGCTTTGATGAATAACTTTCGCAATGCGGATAATGAAATTAGAAATGGAGTTTGGGATAGGGAAGGTAATCGTGGTTGCGAATTAAAAGGTAAAACGGTAGGCATTGTTGGTTATGGTTTTATGGGGCAAAAAATGGCTCGGAAACTAGCTGGATTCGAGGTAAATGTAATTGCATACGATAAATACAAGACAGGTTTCAGTAACGAATTTGCTCGTGAAGTAAGTATGGAAGAAATTGTAAAACATAGTGATGTGTTGAGTTTACATATTCCGTTGACAAAAGAAACGAGGCAAATGGTAAACGAAGAGTATTTTTATCACTTCAAAAAACCGATATTTTTTATCAATACGGCCAGAGGCGAAATTGTAAATACATCAGCTGTGCTTGCTAACATTAAAAGCGGAAAAATTTTAGGTGCAGGCTTAGATGTTTTAGAAACCGAGAAATTCCCAGCCCTAGGAGAACAACCTTGGTTTGATGAATTAAAAGGAAATGGGAAAGTTATTTTAACGCCACATGTTGGTGGGTGGACCTTTGATTCTTATCGAAAAATTTCTGAAGTTTTAGCTGAAAAGCTAGCGGAAATCAAATTATAA
- a CDS encoding OsmC family protein, with protein sequence MAKEHQYKTNLVWAGNKGSGTMDYRSYDRDFVVSIENKQPISGSSDSVFLGDKTKYNPEDLLLASVSSCHMLWYLHLCSKNDIVVMEYKDNAVGTMVENADGSGQFSSILLQPEVLISKKEQIEQANALHEEANKMCFIANSLNFPVKHQPTCNAING encoded by the coding sequence ATGGCAAAAGAACATCAGTATAAAACTAATTTAGTTTGGGCAGGCAACAAAGGTTCAGGAACTATGGATTACCGTTCTTACGACCGAGATTTTGTTGTCTCAATTGAAAACAAACAACCAATTTCAGGCTCATCAGATTCGGTTTTTTTGGGTGATAAAACCAAATACAACCCAGAAGACTTGTTATTAGCATCCGTTTCTTCTTGCCACATGCTTTGGTATTTGCATTTATGTTCTAAAAACGATATTGTTGTGATGGAATATAAGGATAATGCAGTGGGTACAATGGTAGAAAATGCTGATGGAAGCGGGCAATTCTCTTCAATTTTATTGCAACCAGAGGTTTTAATCTCGAAAAAGGAGCAAATTGAGCAGGCAAACGCTTTACATGAGGAAGCGAATAAAATGTGTTTTATTGCTAATTCATTAAACTTTCCAGTAAAACATCAGCCAACTTGTAATGCAATTAACGGTTAG
- a CDS encoding M1 family metallopeptidase, whose protein sequence is MKRLKLLSLLVIATISIQNLWAQDLYMPRNVKAAYQKGTRAADGKPGKNYWQNHGKYNMEIAVNPDTKIVSGTETIDYSNNSKDTLKSITIRFVNNLHKPTSSRGGEVSEDFLSAGLTITSFKINGEVYNINGKSWGTTGEVRLKKPLLPGQKALLNIDWNYPLSKESGREGQIDPTSMFVAYSYPRVSVYDDYNGWDRLPHTDRQEFYNDFNDYVFSIKAPKNYVVYATGDLLNPDEVLQPEFAARLKKSYTSDEVIHIATEQDMKGGKVTLQNDWNTWKFSVNNIVDVCFALSSTYLWDAGSVIVDNKTNRRVSTQAAYDVKGTDFVNSVKNNNYALAWFSNNWPGIPYPFSKMTAFQGFADMEYPGMVNDSQMGDASFAQLVQDHEIAHTYFPFYMGINETRYAFMDEGWATTLEYLIGIAEKGKEAADKFYKQFRVNSYIKDKSAEEDQPIISMSTQLSGAGYGNNSYGKASLSYLALKDMLGDATFKKALHTYMDNWNGKHPIPWDYFNSMNTGSGQNLNWFFNNWFFSNNYIDLAISKVSATAGKNVLSIKNEGGFAIPFDVVITYADGTKQTLHQTPTVWKANQKLATVNFAGAKKIASIVLDGGIFMDATPVDNTWKVK, encoded by the coding sequence ATGAAAAGACTTAAACTATTATCACTTTTAGTTATTGCTACAATATCTATACAAAATCTTTGGGCACAAGATTTATATATGCCTAGAAATGTTAAGGCAGCTTACCAAAAAGGCACTCGTGCTGCAGATGGGAAACCAGGTAAAAACTATTGGCAAAATCACGGTAAATACAATATGGAAATTGCCGTAAATCCAGACACAAAAATTGTTAGCGGAACCGAAACCATCGATTACTCAAACAATAGTAAGGATACATTAAAATCTATTACCATTCGTTTTGTAAATAATTTACACAAGCCTACCTCATCCAGAGGAGGAGAAGTGAGTGAAGATTTTCTTTCAGCTGGATTAACCATTACATCTTTTAAAATTAATGGAGAAGTTTATAACATCAACGGAAAATCATGGGGAACTACGGGTGAGGTAAGATTAAAAAAACCATTACTCCCAGGTCAAAAAGCATTGCTAAATATCGATTGGAATTATCCTTTATCGAAAGAAAGCGGTCGCGAAGGGCAAATTGACCCAACAAGTATGTTTGTAGCTTATAGTTATCCTCGTGTTTCTGTTTATGATGATTATAATGGATGGGATAGATTGCCGCACACAGATAGACAAGAGTTTTATAACGATTTTAACGATTATGTTTTTTCCATTAAAGCTCCTAAAAACTATGTGGTTTATGCCACAGGCGATTTATTAAATCCCGATGAAGTTTTACAACCTGAGTTTGCTGCTCGATTAAAAAAATCTTATACCAGTGATGAGGTTATTCATATTGCTACTGAACAAGATATGAAAGGCGGAAAGGTTACCTTACAAAACGACTGGAATACGTGGAAATTCTCAGTTAACAACATAGTTGATGTTTGTTTTGCATTAAGCAGCACCTATTTATGGGATGCGGGAAGTGTAATTGTAGATAATAAAACCAACAGAAGAGTAAGCACACAAGCCGCTTATGATGTAAAGGGAACTGATTTTGTGAACTCTGTAAAAAACAACAATTATGCCCTGGCATGGTTCTCTAACAATTGGCCAGGCATTCCTTATCCATTCTCAAAAATGACTGCCTTTCAAGGTTTTGCAGACATGGAATATCCTGGAATGGTAAACGATTCGCAAATGGGTGACGCTTCATTTGCACAATTGGTACAAGACCACGAAATAGCACATACTTATTTCCCATTTTATATGGGTATTAATGAAACCCGTTATGCTTTTATGGATGAAGGTTGGGCGACAACTTTAGAGTATTTAATCGGCATTGCCGAAAAAGGGAAAGAAGCTGCCGATAAGTTTTACAAACAATTTAGGGTTAACAGCTACATTAAAGATAAGTCTGCAGAAGAAGACCAGCCTATTATTTCAATGTCTACGCAATTATCTGGAGCAGGTTACGGCAACAACTCTTACGGTAAGGCTTCCTTATCATATCTAGCATTAAAAGATATGTTAGGTGATGCTACATTCAAAAAAGCTTTGCATACTTATATGGATAATTGGAATGGAAAACATCCAATTCCTTGGGATTACTTCAACTCGATGAATACTGGCTCTGGGCAAAACTTAAACTGGTTTTTTAACAACTGGTTTTTTAGCAATAACTATATAGATTTAGCCATTTCAAAAGTATCAGCAACTGCTGGAAAAAATGTATTGAGCATTAAAAACGAGGGTGGTTTCGCTATTCCTTTTGATGTGGTTATTACTTATGCTGATGGAACCAAGCAGACTTTACATCAAACTCCAACGGTTTGGAAAGCTAATCAGAAACTGGCAACTGTAAATTTTGCAGGAGCTAAGAAAATTGCGTCAATAGTATTAGATGGAGGCATTTTTATGGATGCAACACCAGTTGATAATACTTGGAAGGTAAAATAA
- the greA gene encoding transcription elongation factor GreA, whose amino-acid sequence MSDVTYYTQEGLDKLKEELHKLKTVDRAAISKAIAEARDKGDLSENAEYDAAKEAQGLHEAKISKMEATLSSARLIDESKLDLTKVLALSIVKIKNVKNGATMTYQLVAESEADLKTGKISVKSPIAQGLLGKSVGDTTEIQVPAGKMEFEILEISR is encoded by the coding sequence ATGTCAGACGTAACTTATTATACCCAAGAAGGTTTAGATAAACTGAAAGAGGAATTACACAAATTAAAAACTGTGGACAGGGCGGCAATATCTAAGGCTATTGCTGAGGCTAGGGATAAAGGAGATTTATCTGAAAATGCAGAGTATGATGCGGCCAAGGAAGCACAAGGTTTACATGAGGCTAAAATCTCAAAAATGGAAGCAACACTTTCTAGCGCAAGGCTGATTGATGAAAGCAAACTTGATTTAACTAAAGTTTTGGCTTTGTCTATCGTTAAAATTAAAAATGTTAAAAACGGCGCTACAATGACTTATCAATTGGTAGCCGAAAGCGAAGCTGATTTAAAGACAGGAAAAATTTCTGTGAAATCTCCTATTGCTCAAGGTTTATTAGGTAAATCTGTTGGCGATACTACAGAAATCCAAGTGCCAGCTGGTAAAATGGAATTTGAAATATTAGAGATATCTAGATAA
- a CDS encoding HIT family protein, whose product MSIFSKIVSGEIQAHIVAETTEFMAFLDVNPLVMGHVLVIPKKEIDYIFDMDDESYFGLTLFAKIVAIGLKKAFPCKKVGVAVIGLEVPHTHIHLIPMNNVSDMNFSKEKLKPTQEELAEAAAKIKAEL is encoded by the coding sequence ATGAGCATATTTTCTAAAATTGTAAGTGGCGAAATTCAAGCACACATTGTTGCAGAAACTACAGAGTTTATGGCTTTTTTAGACGTAAATCCGTTAGTAATGGGACATGTTTTGGTTATCCCAAAAAAAGAAATCGACTATATTTTTGATATGGATGATGAAAGTTATTTTGGATTAACATTGTTTGCCAAAATTGTAGCCATTGGATTGAAAAAAGCATTTCCTTGTAAAAAAGTAGGTGTTGCCGTTATTGGATTAGAAGTGCCACATACACATATTCATTTGATACCAATGAATAATGTGAGTGATATGAATTTTAGTAAAGAAAAGCTAAAGCCTACTCAAGAAGAATTAGCCGAAGCTGCGGCGAAAATTAAAGCTGAGTTGTAA
- a CDS encoding nucleotide pyrophosphohydrolase, producing the protein MTIEQAQESVDNWIKTTGVRYFNELTNTAILMEEVGEVARIMSRKYGEQSFKKSDEEVNLADEMADVLFVLICLANQTGIDLNEALIKNLEKKSIRDADRHKNNEKLK; encoded by the coding sequence ATGACGATAGAACAAGCGCAAGAAAGTGTCGACAACTGGATAAAAACAACAGGTGTCCGTTATTTTAACGAACTAACCAATACTGCTATTTTAATGGAAGAAGTTGGTGAAGTTGCTCGAATTATGTCTCGTAAATATGGTGAGCAATCTTTCAAAAAAAGTGATGAAGAAGTAAATCTAGCTGATGAAATGGCTGATGTTTTATTTGTATTGATTTGTTTGGCTAATCAGACTGGCATCGACTTAAACGAAGCATTGATTAAAAATCTAGAAAAGAAATCCATTCGCGATGCAGATAGGCACAAGAATAATGAAAAGCTAAAATAA
- the dtd gene encoding D-aminoacyl-tRNA deacylase: MRAVLQRVTQASCKVDGQITGEIENGFLVLLGVEDADTREDLEWLAQKIANMRVFGDENDLMNKSLADINGNILLISQFTLFAATKKGNRPGFTRAARPDKAIPMYEQMIKQLSTLLNKEIQCGIFGADMKISLLNDGPVTILMDTKDKDNH, translated from the coding sequence ATGAGAGCAGTTTTACAAAGAGTTACACAAGCCAGTTGCAAAGTAGATGGCCAGATTACTGGAGAAATTGAAAATGGTTTTTTGGTCTTATTAGGTGTTGAAGATGCAGATACCCGAGAAGATTTGGAATGGTTGGCTCAAAAGATTGCCAATATGCGAGTTTTTGGGGATGAAAATGACTTGATGAATAAATCGCTTGCAGACATCAATGGAAATATCTTATTGATTAGTCAGTTTACTTTGTTTGCCGCTACCAAAAAAGGGAATAGACCAGGTTTTACAAGGGCAGCAAGGCCTGATAAAGCTATCCCGATGTATGAACAAATGATTAAACAGTTATCAACTTTGTTAAATAAGGAAATCCAGTGTGGCATTTTTGGGGCAGATATGAAAATCAGTTTATTAAATGATGGACCAGTTACCATTTTAATGGACACGAAGGATAAAGACAACCATTAA
- the rsgA gene encoding ribosome small subunit-dependent GTPase A, which produces MQGLVIKSTGSWYQVYAEDGKTYDCRIKGKFRIQGIQTTNPIAVGDKVGFELEPNAETGVIDTLQDRKNYIIRKSINLSKQAQIIAANLDQAFLIVTLASPRTSLGFIDRFLVTSEAYSIPTCLIFNKLDLFSKQGLEFLAEYKAIYEKIGYPCYEVSALKGTNVDQIKDLLKDKTTLFSGHSGVGKSSLINALLPGFEIKTGEISDWSDKGQHTTTFAEMHTLPFGGYLIDTPGIRELGVFDIKPEELSHYFVEMRERLNQCRFNNCRHVNEPGCAVIKAVEEGEIEVSRYESYLSIFHNNDTRA; this is translated from the coding sequence ATGCAAGGATTAGTCATTAAATCTACAGGGAGTTGGTACCAAGTTTACGCCGAAGATGGTAAAACCTACGATTGCCGTATTAAGGGTAAATTTAGGATTCAGGGTATACAAACCACTAATCCGATTGCCGTTGGCGATAAAGTTGGTTTCGAATTAGAGCCAAATGCAGAAACTGGTGTAATTGATACATTGCAGGATAGAAAGAATTACATTATCCGCAAATCGATTAATCTAAGTAAACAAGCACAGATTATTGCCGCCAATTTAGACCAAGCTTTTCTTATTGTAACCTTGGCTTCGCCACGAACTTCTTTAGGTTTTATAGACCGTTTTTTAGTGACTTCTGAAGCTTATAGTATTCCCACTTGTTTAATATTTAACAAGCTAGATTTATTTAGCAAACAAGGCTTAGAATTTTTGGCCGAGTACAAAGCCATTTACGAGAAAATCGGCTATCCTTGTTATGAAGTTTCTGCTTTAAAAGGCACAAACGTTGACCAAATTAAAGATTTATTAAAAGATAAAACGACTTTATTCTCTGGTCATTCTGGTGTTGGAAAATCTAGTTTAATTAATGCTTTGTTACCTGGTTTCGAGATTAAAACTGGCGAAATATCTGATTGGAGCGACAAAGGTCAGCACACCACAACATTTGCCGAAATGCATACTTTACCTTTTGGCGGCTACTTAATTGACACCCCTGGAATTAGGGAATTAGGTGTTTTTGACATTAAGCCTGAAGAACTAAGCCATTATTTTGTGGAGATGCGGGAGCGTTTAAACCAGTGCCGTTTTAACAATTGCCGCCATGTAAACGAACCAGGTTGTGCAGTAATTAAAGCTGTTGAAGAAGGCGAAATTGAAGTAAGCAGATACGAAAGTTACTTAAGTATTTTTCATAATAATGATACTCGTGCCTAA